The genomic segment CCCCGCGAACAGCAGAACAGCAGAACAGCGGCCCGAAGGGGCGTCCGCCGAATCCGTGGGGCGGACGCCCCTTCGGCGTTCCCGGACCGCGGTCGCCGCTCCGTGGTCACTCGGCCCGGGTGCGCCGGACCTCCGTCCCGGCCGCGCTGCCCCCGCCTCTGTCCCGCAGGGGTCTGGGATTCGGGCGGGCCCGGTGCTTCCGTAGAGGCACAGGCGTTCACCGCTCCCGCCCACGGAGGTGTACGAGACATGACCGACGCCGCGCGGCGGCTCACCGCACTCGCCGAGGAACTGCTGGGCACCCCGTTCCCCCTGCGGATCCGGGCCTGGGACGGCAGCGAGGACGGCCCGCCCGGCGCGCCCGTCCTCGCCGTACGCCACCGGCGGGCGCTGCGCCGGTTCCTCTGGTCTCCGGGCGAACTCGGCCTGGCCCGCGCCTGGGTGGCCGGTGAGCTGGACATCCTCGGCGATCTCTACGAAGGGATGGACCGGCTGTCCGGCCTGTTCTGGGAGCGTGGTGCGGGCCCGGGCGGCGGTGTCCGCGGCGCCCTGGGCGCTGCCGCGGCCCTGCGCGACCCGCGGACCCGGGCCGCCGTCCGCGAACTCGTGACGCTGGCCGGCCCCGGGCTGCCCCCGCCGCCGCCCCGCGAGGAGGCGCGCCGCCTGCGCGGCGGGCCGCTGCACAGCCCGCGCCGCGACCGCCGGGCCGTCAGCCACCACTACGACGTCGGCAACGACTTCTACGCCCTCGTCCTGGGCCCTTCCCTGGTGTACTCCTGCGCCTACTGGACGGAGGGCGCCGACCTGGAGGCGGCCCAGCGCGACAAGCTCGACCTCGTCTGCCGCAAGCTGGCCCTGCGCCCCGGCTCCCGGCTGCTGGACGTCGGCTGCGGCTGGGGCGCGCTGGTGCTGCACGCGGCGCGCGAGTACGGGGTGCGCGCCGTCGGGATCACCCTCTCCTCCGAGCAGGCCGCCCACGCCCGCAAGTGGATCGCCGAGGAAGGACTGGCGGACCGGGTGGAGATCCGGGTGCAGGACTACCGCGAGGTCCCCGACGGCCCGTACGACGCCATCGCCTCGATCGGCATGGCCGAGCACGTCGGCTCGGCGCGCTACCGGGCGTACGCCGGCGTGCTCCACGGGCTGCTGCGTCCCGGCGGCCGGCTGCTCAACCACCAGATCGCCCGCCGCCCGGAGCCCGACGAGGAGGAGTACCGCATCGACGCGTTCATCGACGCCTACGTGTTCCCGGACGGTGAGCTGGCCCCGGTCGGCTCCACCGTCTCCCGCCTGGAGGAGGCCGGCTTCGAGGTGCGCGACGTGGAGGCGATCCGCGAGCACTACGCACTGACGCTCCGTCAGTGGGTGGCGCGTCTGGAACGGGACTGGCCGCGGGCCGTGCGCATGGTCTCGCCCGGCCGCGCCCGGGTGTGGCGGCTCTACATGGCCGCGTCCGCGCTCTCCTTCGAACGGAACCGGATCGGCGTCAACCAGATCCTCGCCGTCCGCACCCCGGAGGGCGGCACGTCGGGCCTCCCGCTGCGCCCCCGGGCGTGGACGGAGACCTGAACGGCGGCATCCGGCGGCATCCGGCACCGACCGCGCCGGGCCCCGTCCGCGACGGCCGTACGTCGCGAACGGGGCCCGGTCCCGGTGCCCGCGGCCCGCCCGGGGGCGGGGTCCCGCCGCTACTCCGCCTTGATCGCCTCCAGCGCGTTCAGCTTCGCCGCCCGCCGCGCCGGCCACAGCGCGGCCAGGACGCCGACGAGTCCGGCGAGGGCCAGGAAGGCGCCGATCCGCTCCCACGGGACGGTCATGGTGTACGTCTCCATCGACTCGGTGATGGCCGTCCCGGCGGCCCAGGCGAGGAAGACCCCGAGCCCGATGCCGAGCACGGCGCCGAAGAGCGAGATCACGATCGACTCCAGCCGGATCATCCGCTTGACCCGCGAGCGGTCCATGCCGATCGCCCGCAACATCCCGATCTCGTGCTTCCGTTCGAAGACCGACATGGCCAGGGTGTTGATCACTCCGAGGACCGCGATGATCACGGCCATCGCCAGCAGGCCGTAGAGCATGTTGAGGATCAGGCTGATCACGCCGCTGATCTCCTCGCTGATGGCCCGCTTGTCCTGGATCCGGATCGCCGGGTTCTTGCCGAGCGCCTCCGTGATGGTCTCCTCGGCCTGCGCGGAGGGACCGTCCTTCATCTTCACCATCACCTGGAAGTCGGTGATCTCCGTCAGGTGCGGATCGACCACGCCGGTGGTGACGAAGAAGCCGTCGATCATCTCGTTGCCGGTGTAGACGCCCGCGACCTCCAGCTTCTCGGTCTTGCCGTCGTCGAACTCGTAGGTGAAGGTGTCACCGGTCGCGATCCCGGCCGCCTCGGCGGTCTTGTGGTCGACGACCGCGCGGTTTCCTCCGAGCCGGTCCAGCGAGCCGCTGCTGAAGTCGAGGGAGAGCACCTGGCCGATGGACGCCGGGTCGACCCCGGTCATCCCCACCCACTCGTCGTTCACCGTGCCGTACGCGGCGCGCATCGGGCTGGTGGCCGCGACCTCCGGCATCCCGTCCAGCTTCTCGCGCACGTCGGGGGAGAGCCCGGTGTAACTCGCCATGCTCACCGCGTAGTCGGCCTTCATCAGCCCCACGGCCATCTTGTCGACGGCGCTCTGCACCGAGGTGGCGACCACCGTCAGACCGGTGACCAGGGTGAGCCCGATCATCAGCGCGGAGGCGGTGGAGGCGGTGCGGCGCGGATTGCGCAGCGAGTTGAGCCGGGCCAGCTTGCCGGCCGTGCCGAAACGGTCCAGCAGGGGCGCGGCGGCGGCGATGACCGGGCGGGACAGCAGCGGCGTCAGCACGATCACCCCGACCATCATCGTCGCCGAACCGGCCGCCAGGAGCTGGTTCTTGTCCTGGGTGACGCCGAGGAAGAGGAGCGCCGCGCCGAGGGCGGTGATGCCCGCGCCGATGCTGTTGCGCACCACCAGTCCGCGGGTCGTCGGGGTGGCGTGCACGCTGTTCATCGCGGCCACCGGCGGCACCTTGGCGGCCCGCCGGCCGGGCAGCCAGGCCGCCAGCATGGTCACCACGACACCGATCACCAGAGCGATCAACGGGGTCTGCGGGGCGATGACGAGCGGCCCGTCCGGGATGGTCGCCCCCACCGCGCCGATGCCGGCGCGCATGCCGACGGCGATGCCGAGACCGGCCACGAAACCGAGGACGGCGGCCACCAGGCCGACGAGGAACGCCTCGATGAGCACCGAACGGGTCACCTGGCGGCGGGAGGCGCCGATGGCGCGCATCAGCGCGACTTCCCGGGTGCGCTGGGCGACGAGCATGGTGAAGGTGTTGGCGATGATGAAGATGCCGACGAAGAGGGCGATGGCCGCGAAGTAGAGCAGGACGTTGCCCATCTCCTCGGTCTCCGCGGTGATCCGCCGCGCCTGCTCGTCGGAGAGGACCTTGCCGGTGACGGCCTCGGTGCCCTTCGGCAGGATCTCCTCGACCGCCGCCTTGAGCTCGGTCTGCGAGGTGCCGGCCGCGGCCTGGACGGTGATCTCGTCGTATCCGTCGGCTCCGCCGAACAGCTCGAGCGCCGTGTCGTTGTCGAAGAGCACGAGGGTGCCGCCGGCCGCGACGTTGCCGTCCGAGGTGTCGAAGATCCCGGTGACCTCGGGTGTCCGCACCGGCCCGTCGACGGAGAGCCGTACGGTGTCGCCGGTGCGGTAGCCGGTGCGCTCGGCGGTGCGGCGGTCGAGGGCCACCTCGTCACCGGTCTCCGGGGCGCGGCCGTCGGTGAAGGTGTAGCGGGGGTCCTTGCCGTCCGGGCCGGGGTGGTGGTTGCCGCCGAGGGTGGACCAGCCCTCGCCGACGAGCTTGCCGTCCTTGCCGGCGAGCGCGGTGAAGTCGGAGACGCCGGCCGTGGCCGACGCGGCGCCGGGCAGCTCCTCGGCCTTCTTCAGCAGGGCGTCGTCGAGCCGGGGCTCCTCCTCGCCGGCCGCGACACCGCCCCACCGGATGGCGACGGAGACGTGGTCGAAGCTCTTGGCGGAGCTCTTCTTGAAGGCGTCACCGACGGTGTCGGTGAAGGTCAGGGTGCCGGAGACGAAGGCGACGCCGAGAAGGACGGCGAGCACGGTCATCAGCAGCCTGGCCTTGTGCGCGAGCACATTGCGCAGGGCGGTACGGAGCATGGTCCTGTCAATCCTGGTGTGGGGTGGGCGGCCCAGGGGCGGGCGGGACGGCCCGCGGGCCGGGGAGGTGCACACACCGCTCCCGCACGGCGGCACGCCGCGGGGGCGCGCGGTGGGGGCGCGGCTGATCGGGCGGGGGCGGCGGTTCAGGCGCCGGTGCCGCCCGCCCCGGTCGGCAGGGTGCGCATCCGGTCGAGCACGGCCTCGGCCGTCGGGTTCTCCAGCTCGTCGACGATGCGGCCGTCGGCGAGGAAGACGACGCGGTCGGCGTAGGCGGCGGCGACCGGGTCGTGGGTGACCATCACGACCGTCTGGCCCAGCTCGCGCACGGAGTTGCGGAGGAAGCCCAGCACCTCGGCGCCGGAGCGGGAGTCGAGGTTGCCGGTCGGCTCGTCCGCGAAGATGATCTCGGGGCGGCTCGCGAGCGCGCGGGCGACGGCCACGCGCTGCTGCTGGCCGCCGGACAGTTCGGTCGGCCGGTGCTTGAGACGGCCCTCCAGGCCGACGGTCCTCACGACCCGGTCAAGCCACTCGGGGTCGGGCTTGCGGCCCGCGATGTCCATGGGGAGGGTGATGTTCTCCAGGGCGTTGAGCGTGGGCAGCAGGTTGAACGCCTGGAAGATGAAGCCGATCTTGTCCCGGCGGAGCTGCGTGAGCTGCTTGTCCTTGAGGGACGCCAGTTCGGTGTCGCCGATGCGGGCGGAGCCGGCGGATATCGAATCCAGCCCGGCCACGCAGTGCATCAGCGTCGACTTGCCGGAGCCGGACGGGCCCATGATCGCCGTGAACTCGCCCCGGCGGAAGTCGGCGGAGACCCCGTCGAGCGCCACCACCTGTGTCTCCCCCTGGCCGTAGACCTTGGTGAGGTCCGTGGCGCGGGCGGCGACCGTGGTGGGGCGGGCGGCGGTCCGGGCACCTGTGATGCTGGTGGTCACGGGGAACTGCTCCTGTCTGCATGCGTTCGGGCCATCGGCTGGGACGCCCGGGGACCCCACCATCGTCTCGGCCGGAACAGCCCCTGGGATCACCCCGCGTACCCGTTTCCGTAGCCCTCCAGGGAGGTACTGCGGGGGCCGCTGTCATACCTGGGGATGACGGGATGTGCCGGAGGGGCGGCCGGGGGCAGTCGAGATCGCGTCAATTCCGGGCACGCCGGACCGAGCCGGGCGCGGTGCCCCGCAGGGACCAGCAGCAGGTTCTCGCCATCCCGGTTCTGATGGACCTTCAGCTGCCCATAAAATCAGACAACCACCCTTCGGGAACGGGCTGTTCAGCACCGCGCACCCGGATAGGCTCGGAGGGCGCCATGGGGGGACCGCGAGCCGCTGGGAGCGGTCCCGCAAGCCTGACCAGCCCCATTGGCATCGTCATGGGGGATCCCGCCCGGATGGTGGAATGCAGACACGGTGAGCTTAAACCTCACTGGCCTAGAAGGCCGTGCCGGTTCAAGTCCGGCTCCGGGCACTCCCTCCGATACCCGGCCCGACCTGCGAGAATGACCGATTCTCGCAGGGTTGTTGTGTGCCCGTGGGCGCACGGGGGCTTTACCCATGCCGTCATGGCGTACAGCGCGAAGCGGAAGAACAAGGCCGAGGCGTCATCAGCGGATGGGGAGAGGTCACGTCTCGCAGGGTAGGGACTGGCACTGACACCCGTTCAGGGGGCCGCCCGCACCCGGTGCAGGGGTGCGGGCGGCCGGGGCCCGCTCCGGTTGGCCGACATCCCACAATCCCGGCCCCGTCTCCTCGGGCGAACGACGCCGGGTGTGCCCGGGTGCGGCTGGCCCTGGCACACCCGGCAGGGGGCGCTATGCGGTGCAGGCAGTGACGATCTCGGCCAGGTGCTTGGTGGAGCTCGTGCCGGGGATGGGTGCGGTGTGCTCGAGCCTGGTCAGCCACCGCAGGGCTGAGGCGATGCCGTAGGTCCCGGCGAGCCGGCCGGCGTTCAGCGGCCGGTACGGCACGTAGGGGATGCCGCGGCCCTGGCACAGTTCCAGCACCGGGTCATGCCGCTCCTCCACGTGGAGGACGTTCTGCACCGCGGCGACCTCGACTATGCCGAGCGCGTCACGGACTTGCCCGCTGGTGACCTTGGACAGGCCAATGTGCCGTATCTTGCCCTCGCGCTGCATGGCCGCGAGCTCCCCGAGCTGGTCGCGCAGCGGGACCAGCGGGTCCACGCGGTGCAGGTAGCACAGATCGAGTGTCTCGGTGCCCAGCCGCCGCAGGCTGCCCTCAACGGCAGCACGCAGGTAGTCGGGGCGGCCCAGGGGCTTCCAGACGTTCGGGCCGGGGCGGACCATGCCGACCTTCGTGGCGATCAGCACATGGCCGGGGTAGGGATGGAGTGCATCGCGGATGAGGTCTTCGGCGATGTGGGGGCCGTAGGCGTCGGCGGTGTCGATGTGCGAGATGCCGTGCTCGTGCACGGCAGCGCGGAGCACGGCGAGGGCTTCGCCGGGGTCCGGCGGTGCGCCCCAGGTGCCGGGGCCGGTCAGGCGCATGGTGCCGAGCCCGAGGCGTGAGACGTCCTTGCCGGCAATGGTGATCGTGCCAAGGCCCGTCATCGGTCCGCCGCCTTGAGGGCGCTTTCCACTGCGCGGGTGACGGCCGCGGCCTGGGAGGCGTCGACGTTCTCCACGATCGTGTGCGGGGCTTCCAGGTCGGCCAGGAGGGCATGGGCGTGCTGGTGCACCTGCATCTGGAATCGCAGGTCGCCGTGAGGACTGTCGGTGGCTTCCTGCGGGTCCAGCACGGTGGCGATCAGCAGGTCGTAGTCCGGGACGGCGAGGGAGGCCAGGAGCCGCAGCCGGTCGAGGGCGAGTTCGTCGGGGGTCTCGCCGCGGTGTTCGAGGGCCGCGGTGTAGTAGGCCAGCGGGCCGAGGACCGGCCCGTCGGCCAGGACGACGTTGGCGGCAGTCAGGGCGGCGGTCTCGTCGGCGAGCCCTTGGTGCATCAGCCACTCGGTGGTGTGGGCGGTCTGCGTGTCCATCTTCGGCATCCCGGCGGCCGCGGCACGTTTGGCCAGGCCGCCAACGCGCTCCACTCGCAGGCCGTGACCGGCGAGTTCGGTGGTGATACGGCGGGCCAGGGTCGTCTTTCCGGTCCAGGGGCCGCCGAGGATGCCGATGCGGGCCCGACCGGGCAGGGGCGTGGTCACCACAGTGTTGGTTCCTCAGTGTCGGTGTCGGGGTTGGGGGCGCCGGGCAGGCCGGGCGGGACGGCCGCGGCCGCCAGTGCCGGCCACGTCTCGTAGTCGGCGGCCAAAGCAAGGAGCAGCCGGCCGGCGGCGAAGGCGTCGTACAGGGCGCGGTGCCGCTGCCTGGGGGCTGCGGAGAGGTCGAGTTGGAAGTGCTCGATGAGCGCGTCGAGGGAGTAGGAGGGCAGGCCCGGGCGGGTGGTCTTGGCCAGGCGCAGGGTGTCCAGGACTCCGGCCGGCTGCCACTGGGGAAGGTGGGCGGTCAGTACGCGGTGTTCGACGTGGGCGTTGTGGGCGCAGATCCACGCCCCGCCCAGCACGTCTTGTACCTGGTCGGCGACTTCCTCCCACGGCGGGCAGTCGGACAGGTCTTCGGCGGTCAGGCCGTGCACGCGGGTCGCGTGCCAGGTGACGGGGCGTGGTGGGCGGATCAGCCATTCGCGGGCGGAGTCGGCGTGCAGGCCCGTGGCGTCGGCGGGGAGGGTGGCGACTTCCACCAGGTCCGGCGGGCGGGCGCCGTTGCCTTCGACGTCCACGACGTACAGCTTGGGCCAGTCCATCAGGTGCGGGCTCCGTCCTCGGCGCGCCAGCCGATGGGGGCGCGGCCGTGTTGTCGGGGAAGGTGGGGGTGCTCGGCGGCGTGGCACTGGTAGCCGTACGTGTGCTGGAGGTAGTAGCGCGGCGGCTCGTCCAGGCCCTGCACGGTGATGGCCCGGTCGGTGATGGTCACCTCTCCGGTGGCGCCGAGGCGCCGCGCGTCCTGGATGACGTGTTTTGGGTTGGGCTTGGTGAACGCGCGGGCGCACAGTTCGAGCTGGGCGCGCGGGCAGATGCTGCACAACTCGCGGATGCCGTAATGGCCGTTGTAGTCGGGCTCACCGTGGGCGAAGGTGACGGCGCAGCTCGTCTTGCGGAACAGCTCCCCGAAGGGCGCTTGGGTGTCGGGCCGGCGGAAGAAGTCGAGGATTCGTCGCTCCAGCGTCTCCGGCATGATCTTCCGGCGTGCGGTCTCCTCGTAGGGCATGGGGAGGTTGTGTGCCTTGTAGAAGTCGGTGATCTCGTCGCGGAAGAACAGGCCGGTGAAGACGGTGGCGTGGGCGTGTTCGGCCAGTTCCCGGGCCCGTTGGAAGTCGTCGGGGGTGTCGTTGAGGCCGGGCACGATGGGCCGCCAGTACAGGATGGTGCGGTACCGGTCGGCGTGCTCGTACAGGG from the Streptomyces xinghaiensis S187 genome contains:
- a CDS encoding SAM-dependent methyltransferase, whose translation is MTDAARRLTALAEELLGTPFPLRIRAWDGSEDGPPGAPVLAVRHRRALRRFLWSPGELGLARAWVAGELDILGDLYEGMDRLSGLFWERGAGPGGGVRGALGAAAALRDPRTRAAVRELVTLAGPGLPPPPPREEARRLRGGPLHSPRRDRRAVSHHYDVGNDFYALVLGPSLVYSCAYWTEGADLEAAQRDKLDLVCRKLALRPGSRLLDVGCGWGALVLHAAREYGVRAVGITLSSEQAAHARKWIAEEGLADRVEIRVQDYREVPDGPYDAIASIGMAEHVGSARYRAYAGVLHGLLRPGGRLLNHQIARRPEPDEEEYRIDAFIDAYVFPDGELAPVGSTVSRLEEAGFEVRDVEAIREHYALTLRQWVARLERDWPRAVRMVSPGRARVWRLYMAASALSFERNRIGVNQILAVRTPEGGTSGLPLRPRAWTET
- a CDS encoding ABC transporter permease encodes the protein MLRTALRNVLAHKARLLMTVLAVLLGVAFVSGTLTFTDTVGDAFKKSSAKSFDHVSVAIRWGGVAAGEEEPRLDDALLKKAEELPGAASATAGVSDFTALAGKDGKLVGEGWSTLGGNHHPGPDGKDPRYTFTDGRAPETGDEVALDRRTAERTGYRTGDTVRLSVDGPVRTPEVTGIFDTSDGNVAAGGTLVLFDNDTALELFGGADGYDEITVQAAAGTSQTELKAAVEEILPKGTEAVTGKVLSDEQARRITAETEEMGNVLLYFAAIALFVGIFIIANTFTMLVAQRTREVALMRAIGASRRQVTRSVLIEAFLVGLVAAVLGFVAGLGIAVGMRAGIGAVGATIPDGPLVIAPQTPLIALVIGVVVTMLAAWLPGRRAAKVPPVAAMNSVHATPTTRGLVVRNSIGAGITALGAALLFLGVTQDKNQLLAAGSATMMVGVIVLTPLLSRPVIAAAAPLLDRFGTAGKLARLNSLRNPRRTASTASALMIGLTLVTGLTVVATSVQSAVDKMAVGLMKADYAVSMASYTGLSPDVREKLDGMPEVAATSPMRAAYGTVNDEWVGMTGVDPASIGQVLSLDFSSGSLDRLGGNRAVVDHKTAEAAGIATGDTFTYEFDDGKTEKLEVAGVYTGNEMIDGFFVTTGVVDPHLTEITDFQVMVKMKDGPSAQAEETITEALGKNPAIRIQDKRAISEEISGVISLILNMLYGLLAMAVIIAVLGVINTLAMSVFERKHEIGMLRAIGMDRSRVKRMIRLESIVISLFGAVLGIGLGVFLAWAAGTAITESMETYTMTVPWERIGAFLALAGLVGVLAALWPARRAAKLNALEAIKAE
- a CDS encoding ABC transporter ATP-binding protein, translating into MTGARTAARPTTVAARATDLTKVYGQGETQVVALDGVSADFRRGEFTAIMGPSGSGKSTLMHCVAGLDSISAGSARIGDTELASLKDKQLTQLRRDKIGFIFQAFNLLPTLNALENITLPMDIAGRKPDPEWLDRVVRTVGLEGRLKHRPTELSGGQQQRVAVARALASRPEIIFADEPTGNLDSRSGAEVLGFLRNSVRELGQTVVMVTHDPVAAAYADRVVFLADGRIVDELENPTAEAVLDRMRTLPTGAGGTGA
- a CDS encoding aldo/keto reductase; the protein is MTGLGTITIAGKDVSRLGLGTMRLTGPGTWGAPPDPGEALAVLRAAVHEHGISHIDTADAYGPHIAEDLIRDALHPYPGHVLIATKVGMVRPGPNVWKPLGRPDYLRAAVEGSLRRLGTETLDLCYLHRVDPLVPLRDQLGELAAMQREGKIRHIGLSKVTSGQVRDALGIVEVAAVQNVLHVEERHDPVLELCQGRGIPYVPYRPLNAGRLAGTYGIASALRWLTRLEHTAPIPGTSSTKHLAEIVTACTA
- a CDS encoding AAA family ATPase, whose product is MVTTPLPGRARIGILGGPWTGKTTLARRITTELAGHGLRVERVGGLAKRAAAAGMPKMDTQTAHTTEWLMHQGLADETAALTAANVVLADGPVLGPLAYYTAALEHRGETPDELALDRLRLLASLAVPDYDLLIATVLDPQEATDSPHGDLRFQMQVHQHAHALLADLEAPHTIVENVDASQAAAVTRAVESALKAADR
- a CDS encoding 3'-5' exonuclease; the protein is MDWPKLYVVDVEGNGARPPDLVEVATLPADATGLHADSAREWLIRPPRPVTWHATRVHGLTAEDLSDCPPWEEVADQVQDVLGGAWICAHNAHVEHRVLTAHLPQWQPAGVLDTLRLAKTTRPGLPSYSLDALIEHFQLDLSAAPRQRHRALYDAFAAGRLLLALAADYETWPALAAAAVPPGLPGAPNPDTDTEEPTLW